A region of the Ranitomeya variabilis isolate aRanVar5 chromosome 5, aRanVar5.hap1, whole genome shotgun sequence genome:
TACGCACCTGTATTttgtgtctcctcctcctccttgtagattgtaagctcttaccagCAGGATCAtcattattttgctttattaccttatatttaacattgttacttatactgttgtatatgaactgttaaaatgtaaagcgctgcggaatatgttggtgctacgtaaagattattatattattacatccaagcaccagccaatgctcatcGAATGCCAATGACATCCAAGTACCGATATACTTGAGTAATATACAAGTATCACCGAGCACGCTGGCTCATCCCTATTCACCACCCCTACTGACCCAAAAGCACAACAAAACCATATAAACAAGCCACAGATGTTTTGGGATCTGATTTCTGGAGCGATGAAACAAAAATGAGCATTTCAGGAGGTTAGAATATCAAGATCTTTATGTCATATAATGAGTGGTTAAGAGGTTCAACCTCTTTATGTGTACCAGAATTACTAAAGGGAAGATTTATTCAAGCACTTTGGATTAATTACTGAAAATGATTTATCTGTGTAGCATATTGTGAATGATTTTCTAGATGACAAGCTTATGAACTGTTCCTTGTACGGCTTTTTTAATGTCCTCATTTCTCAGACTGTATATAATGGGGTTAATAAAAGGAGTAAACACAGTGTATAGCAATGAGAGGATCTTACTCACAGTGAGTGTGAGACCCTTTGATGGAACAACATAAATGCTAAACAGAGTCCCATAGAATATGGAGACCACAGTGAGGTGGGAgctacaggtggagaaggctttctgtCTACCGGTACTGGAAGGAATCCGTAAAACTGTCACAACTATATAAGCATAAGACACTACAATGATTGTGACAGGAATAAACACAGATGGAGTTCCTAATAAATAAATCTCCAAGTGTATAATAAAGGTGTCAGAACAGGCAAGATCTATCAATGGCATCAAGTCACAAAATAAGTGGTCAATGACATTAGCTCCACAAAAGCTTAGATTTGCTATTGTTATGGTGTAAATAAAAATcggagaaaatccgcacaaaaaacaaaaGATGGTCAATATCACACAATGTCCACTTGTCATGATAGATGTATAACGGAGGGGGTTACAGATGGCCACATATCGGTCATAAGACATTGCAGCAAGAAGAAAGCACTCAAATGTTTCTAAGACACCAAAAATATGACATTGAGTGATACAGTCAACAAACATCATGATCCCCCCATTATTTAGAAGAATATGGAGCAGATTTGGGACAAGATCTGAGGTCAACAAAATGTCACTAATGGACAGCTGTGAGATGAAGAAGTACATTGGAGTGTGGAGGTTCTTGCTGGTGGACACCAAGATGATGATCAGGAGATTCCCACAGATTGTCATAAAATAAACCAGAAGGAACAAGCAGAAGAGGAAAAGTCTTTTACCATGACTAACTTGAAATCCTAAAAGTAAAAACTCTGTAACAAACGTCTTGTTGTTCTCCTGATTTTAGACCAATAAAAGAAATGATGACAGATGTTAAAAACCAAAAAGAAATAACTTTTGTTAATAATACTAGGACTTGTCTCAATATATGATTCAGGGAAAACATTAGTCTGTTACATTCAGTGAACTTTGAACTATACGGTCAGTTAACAACATTATCAAAAAGTGATATAAAAGTGTAGAATTAATCAATGAAACCTAAAATAGGAATAAATAAGTGTAACAATGTTGTACACATGGAACGGGTTTAATTCAGGAATTCTTGTTGCTGAAAACAATTGATAAAATTCTGAATCAGGTCATTTTTGCATTGTGCAATTTCCTTTGAGATCTGCAGGAAAATAACAGAAATGTCTACAACAAATCTGAATCCGAGCGTTCCTTAAATTATACTTCTCACTATACTCATCCGCTACGGAGGTAACTGTACATCATTATACGCTGAGACGGTGCCTATTCAGTAACAGTAATTTATCATCTGTAGATAAAGGGTTTTTGTGTCAGATTCATGGCttcgtaattgcaatcatttttctGATTTGATGAACACATTTCTCTTCTTGGTCTGTTCATCTGAATCAGGTTCACAGAAATCAATGTTCAGCCATAACTGATAATCCTTTTTAGAAGTCTGGGAAGATTTTCAGTTGAAAAATGTTTGTCTGTGActcttatagttttttttttttcgatcATAAAGTTCAACAAAGAATAAATTAGAAATTATCATGTAAAACAAGAGATAATAAATCTACACTGATAACTTACCATAGTTatacataaaaaaaattgtatatggAACCTAAATCTTATCAGATATTCATCAAATGTCATGGCCACAGATACAGATTTTGTCTTCTATACAGAAATTCGTCCATTTCTGCATATCTTGCATTTTGATTATCAGACACTTTTAATCGTTAAGTCTTTTCTTGATTTAATAATAAGAATAATTTATTtcaatatcgcaaacatattccccagc
Encoded here:
- the LOC143774650 gene encoding olfactory receptor 1496-like; translated protein: MALTILPGEPFDVDAKSAVTAADAAVDKTTAAEEQLEENNVKMNVKNKEISNENNKTFVTEFLLLGFQVSHGKRLFLFCLFLLVYFMTICGNLLIIILVSTSKNLHTPMYFFISQLSISDILLTSDLVPNLLHILLNNGGIMMFVDCITQCHIFGVLETFECFLLAAMSYDRYVAICNPLRYTSIMTSGHCVILTIFCFLCGFSPIFIYTITIANLSFCGANVIDHLFCDLMPLIDLACSDTFIIHLEIYLLGTPSVFIPVTIIVVSYAYIVVTVLRIPSSTGRQKAFSTCSSHLTVVSIFYGTLFSIYVVPSKGLTLTVSKILSLLYTVFTPFINPIIYSLRNEDIKKAVQGTVHKLVI